One stretch of Castor canadensis chromosome 12, mCasCan1.hap1v2, whole genome shotgun sequence DNA includes these proteins:
- the Lrif1 gene encoding ligand-dependent nuclear receptor-interacting factor 1 isoform X1, translated as MSNNLQKVFLNPAEENSGTTSHCISGCMYQVVQTIGSDGKNLLQLLPIPNSSGNLTPVVQSSVMSDALKGNTGKPVQVTFQTQISSSSTSASVQLPIFQPASSSNYFLTRTVDTAEKGRVTSVGIENFTSSVSKVKSHGVKIDGLTMQTFAVPPSTQNDSSFILVSNPNLPLTMKSPVLPSGHHLQIPAHAEVKSVPASSLPPSVQQKILASATTSTSGAVEASQIPTVIYVSPVNTVKSVVTKNFQNIYPKPVKEIAKPLILNTTQIPTNVATETQLKSGQHSQAAPVKWIFQENLQPCTPSLVPVKSSNNVASKILKSFVDKESFVDNTISMPQLSNISPSGTQSISVPIKDNALVMFNGKVYLLAKKGTDVLQSQIDQQNCVSPGIPLRKDTSQVVSSTPVTEISREVVNIVLAKSKSFQMETKSLSNTQLASMASLKAEKNKKVEKSSLSTTNSHNTNQSSNNLKQSKTLFTKPVFPDGFSTGQNAPRKGNTIQSINATTVTSQHCVFRDQEPKIQREMASALEKGTQERSDKKEPQRSHSEASDLKSDAEFRKTFGLTKDLRVCLIRIPDHLGSGKGFDAFSSLAKSSTYKKTEFVVAEQERKQQSFDRKRKAKPVKKMDHTKKRKTERAFSTVINGGTDVTSPKQLSSILPTSDIPQHNTLTSDNKTTEEKRTEIEHCSYEKQEKGTLSSSAPFEQSHSFNKNYSEDIFPVTPPELEETIRDEKIRRLKQVLREKEAALEEMRKKMHQK; from the exons ATGTCCAATAATCTCCAGAAGGTCTTCCTGAATCCCGCAGAGGAAAATTCAGGCACCACCTCGCACTG TATTTCAGGCTGCATGTACCAAGTAGTTCAGACGATTGGCTCGGATGGAAAAAATCTTCTGCAATTACTTCCAATTCCTAATTCTTCTGGAAATCTTACCCCGGTAGTTCAATCTTCAGTCATGTCTGATGCTTTGAAAGGGAATACAGGAAAACCAGTTCAAGTTACTTTTCAGACCCAGATTTCCAGCTCTTCCACAAGTGCAtcagttcaattgcccatttttcAGCCAGCCAGTTCTTCAAACTATTTTCTTACAAGAACAGTAGATACAGCAGAAAAAGGTAGAGTTACTTCTGTGGGAATTGAAAATTTTACTTCATCAGTCTCTAAAGTTAAGAGTCATGGTGTGAAAATTGATGGACTCACCATGCAAACATTTGCTGTTCCTCCCTCAACACAAAATGATTCATCTTTTATTCTAGTCAGTAACCCGAATCTTCCACTGACTATGAAGTCTCCAGTTTTGCCTTCTGGGCATCATTTGCAGATTCCAGCGCACGCTGAAGTAAAATCTGTACCTGCATCATCTTTGCCTCCTTCAGTTCAGCAAAAGATACTTGCATCTGCAACCACAAGTACCTCAGGAGCAGTTGAGGCCTCCCAAATACCAACAGTTATTTATGTATCTCCTGTAAATACAGTGAAAAGTGTAGTTACCaagaactttcaaaatatttaccCAAAACCTGTTAAAGAAATAGCAAAGCCATTGATACTAAATACCACACAAATTCCAACGAATGTTGCTACAGAGACACAGTTAAAAAGTGGTCAGCATTCTCAAGCTGCTCCAGTGAAATGGATTTTTCAAGAAAATCTACAGCCTTGTACTCCATCTCTTGTTCCTGTTAAGTCTTCAAATAATGTGGcttcaaagattttaaaaagttttgtagATAAAGAAAGTTTCGTAGATAATACTATAAGTATGCCACAATTGAGTAACATCAGTCCTAGTGGGACACAATCCATAAGTGTGCCTATTAAAGATAATGCTTTGGTAATGTTTAATGGGAAAGTCTATCTATTGGCTAAAAAGGGGACAGATGTTCTACAATCACAAATTGACCAACAGAATTGTGTTTCTCCTGGTATTCCACTAAGAAAAGACACATCACAGGTAGTAAGTTCAACTCCAGTCACAGAAATATCCAGAGAGGTTGTAAATATTGTTTTGGCTAAAAGTAAATCTTTCCAGATGGAGACAAAATCACTTTCAAATACCCAGCTTGCTTCCATGGCCAGTCTAAAGgcagagaagaataaaaaagtgGAGAAATCATCTCTTTCTACCACAAACTCACATAATACGAACCAATCCAGTAACAACCTAAAACAGAGTaagactttatttacaaaaccagTCTTTCCAGATGGATTTAGTACAGGACAGAATGCCCCCAGAAAAGGAAATACCATCCAGAGCATAAATGCAACAACTGTTACTTCACAACATTGTGTTTTCAGAGACCAAGAACCAAAG ATCCAGAGAGAAATGGCATCTGCATTAGAAAAGGGCACTCAAGAAAGAAGTGACAAGAAGGAGCCTCAAAGAAGCCATAGTGAGGCATCAGATCTGAAGAGTGATGCTGAATTTAGGAAGACATTTGGTCTCACAAAAGATTTGAGAGTGTGCCTTATCCGAATTCCTGACCATTTGGGCTCTGGAAAAGGTTTTGATGCCTTTAGCAGTTTGGCAAAGAGTAGTACTTATAAAAAGACAGAGTTTGTGGTggcagaacaagaaagaaaacag CAGAGTTTTGataggaaaaggaaagcaaaaccgGTTAAGAAGATGGAtcacacaaagaagagaaaaactgaacGTGCTTTTAGCACAGTCATAAATGGGGGAACTGATGTCACTAGTCCCAAACAACTTAGCAGTATTTTGCCAACTTCAGACATACCACAGCATAACACTCTCACAAGTGACAacaaaaccacagaagaaaaaagaacagagataGAACACTGTTCCTatgagaagcaggagaaaggcacaTTGAGTTCAAGTGCACCTTTTGAACAAAGTCAttcctttaataaaaattattctgaagATATTTTCCCGGTAACACCACCAGAATTAGAAGAAACCATCCGAGATGAAAAAATAAGAAGACTTAAGCAGGTcttaagagagaaagaagcagCTCTTGAAGAAATGCGTAAGAAGatgcaccaaaaataa
- the Lrif1 gene encoding ligand-dependent nuclear receptor-interacting factor 1 isoform X2, with translation MYQVVQTIGSDGKNLLQLLPIPNSSGNLTPVVQSSVMSDALKGNTGKPVQVTFQTQISSSSTSASVQLPIFQPASSSNYFLTRTVDTAEKGRVTSVGIENFTSSVSKVKSHGVKIDGLTMQTFAVPPSTQNDSSFILVSNPNLPLTMKSPVLPSGHHLQIPAHAEVKSVPASSLPPSVQQKILASATTSTSGAVEASQIPTVIYVSPVNTVKSVVTKNFQNIYPKPVKEIAKPLILNTTQIPTNVATETQLKSGQHSQAAPVKWIFQENLQPCTPSLVPVKSSNNVASKILKSFVDKESFVDNTISMPQLSNISPSGTQSISVPIKDNALVMFNGKVYLLAKKGTDVLQSQIDQQNCVSPGIPLRKDTSQVVSSTPVTEISREVVNIVLAKSKSFQMETKSLSNTQLASMASLKAEKNKKVEKSSLSTTNSHNTNQSSNNLKQSKTLFTKPVFPDGFSTGQNAPRKGNTIQSINATTVTSQHCVFRDQEPKIQREMASALEKGTQERSDKKEPQRSHSEASDLKSDAEFRKTFGLTKDLRVCLIRIPDHLGSGKGFDAFSSLAKSSTYKKTEFVVAEQERKQQSFDRKRKAKPVKKMDHTKKRKTERAFSTVINGGTDVTSPKQLSSILPTSDIPQHNTLTSDNKTTEEKRTEIEHCSYEKQEKGTLSSSAPFEQSHSFNKNYSEDIFPVTPPELEETIRDEKIRRLKQVLREKEAALEEMRKKMHQK, from the exons ATGTACCAAGTAGTTCAGACGATTGGCTCGGATGGAAAAAATCTTCTGCAATTACTTCCAATTCCTAATTCTTCTGGAAATCTTACCCCGGTAGTTCAATCTTCAGTCATGTCTGATGCTTTGAAAGGGAATACAGGAAAACCAGTTCAAGTTACTTTTCAGACCCAGATTTCCAGCTCTTCCACAAGTGCAtcagttcaattgcccatttttcAGCCAGCCAGTTCTTCAAACTATTTTCTTACAAGAACAGTAGATACAGCAGAAAAAGGTAGAGTTACTTCTGTGGGAATTGAAAATTTTACTTCATCAGTCTCTAAAGTTAAGAGTCATGGTGTGAAAATTGATGGACTCACCATGCAAACATTTGCTGTTCCTCCCTCAACACAAAATGATTCATCTTTTATTCTAGTCAGTAACCCGAATCTTCCACTGACTATGAAGTCTCCAGTTTTGCCTTCTGGGCATCATTTGCAGATTCCAGCGCACGCTGAAGTAAAATCTGTACCTGCATCATCTTTGCCTCCTTCAGTTCAGCAAAAGATACTTGCATCTGCAACCACAAGTACCTCAGGAGCAGTTGAGGCCTCCCAAATACCAACAGTTATTTATGTATCTCCTGTAAATACAGTGAAAAGTGTAGTTACCaagaactttcaaaatatttaccCAAAACCTGTTAAAGAAATAGCAAAGCCATTGATACTAAATACCACACAAATTCCAACGAATGTTGCTACAGAGACACAGTTAAAAAGTGGTCAGCATTCTCAAGCTGCTCCAGTGAAATGGATTTTTCAAGAAAATCTACAGCCTTGTACTCCATCTCTTGTTCCTGTTAAGTCTTCAAATAATGTGGcttcaaagattttaaaaagttttgtagATAAAGAAAGTTTCGTAGATAATACTATAAGTATGCCACAATTGAGTAACATCAGTCCTAGTGGGACACAATCCATAAGTGTGCCTATTAAAGATAATGCTTTGGTAATGTTTAATGGGAAAGTCTATCTATTGGCTAAAAAGGGGACAGATGTTCTACAATCACAAATTGACCAACAGAATTGTGTTTCTCCTGGTATTCCACTAAGAAAAGACACATCACAGGTAGTAAGTTCAACTCCAGTCACAGAAATATCCAGAGAGGTTGTAAATATTGTTTTGGCTAAAAGTAAATCTTTCCAGATGGAGACAAAATCACTTTCAAATACCCAGCTTGCTTCCATGGCCAGTCTAAAGgcagagaagaataaaaaagtgGAGAAATCATCTCTTTCTACCACAAACTCACATAATACGAACCAATCCAGTAACAACCTAAAACAGAGTaagactttatttacaaaaccagTCTTTCCAGATGGATTTAGTACAGGACAGAATGCCCCCAGAAAAGGAAATACCATCCAGAGCATAAATGCAACAACTGTTACTTCACAACATTGTGTTTTCAGAGACCAAGAACCAAAG ATCCAGAGAGAAATGGCATCTGCATTAGAAAAGGGCACTCAAGAAAGAAGTGACAAGAAGGAGCCTCAAAGAAGCCATAGTGAGGCATCAGATCTGAAGAGTGATGCTGAATTTAGGAAGACATTTGGTCTCACAAAAGATTTGAGAGTGTGCCTTATCCGAATTCCTGACCATTTGGGCTCTGGAAAAGGTTTTGATGCCTTTAGCAGTTTGGCAAAGAGTAGTACTTATAAAAAGACAGAGTTTGTGGTggcagaacaagaaagaaaacag CAGAGTTTTGataggaaaaggaaagcaaaaccgGTTAAGAAGATGGAtcacacaaagaagagaaaaactgaacGTGCTTTTAGCACAGTCATAAATGGGGGAACTGATGTCACTAGTCCCAAACAACTTAGCAGTATTTTGCCAACTTCAGACATACCACAGCATAACACTCTCACAAGTGACAacaaaaccacagaagaaaaaagaacagagataGAACACTGTTCCTatgagaagcaggagaaaggcacaTTGAGTTCAAGTGCACCTTTTGAACAAAGTCAttcctttaataaaaattattctgaagATATTTTCCCGGTAACACCACCAGAATTAGAAGAAACCATCCGAGATGAAAAAATAAGAAGACTTAAGCAGGTcttaagagagaaagaagcagCTCTTGAAGAAATGCGTAAGAAGatgcaccaaaaataa
- the Lrif1 gene encoding ligand-dependent nuclear receptor-interacting factor 1 isoform X3 translates to MASALEKGTQERSDKKEPQRSHSEASDLKSDAEFRKTFGLTKDLRVCLIRIPDHLGSGKGFDAFSSLAKSSTYKKTEFVVAEQERKQQSFDRKRKAKPVKKMDHTKKRKTERAFSTVINGGTDVTSPKQLSSILPTSDIPQHNTLTSDNKTTEEKRTEIEHCSYEKQEKGTLSSSAPFEQSHSFNKNYSEDIFPVTPPELEETIRDEKIRRLKQVLREKEAALEEMRKKMHQK, encoded by the exons ATGGCATCTGCATTAGAAAAGGGCACTCAAGAAAGAAGTGACAAGAAGGAGCCTCAAAGAAGCCATAGTGAGGCATCAGATCTGAAGAGTGATGCTGAATTTAGGAAGACATTTGGTCTCACAAAAGATTTGAGAGTGTGCCTTATCCGAATTCCTGACCATTTGGGCTCTGGAAAAGGTTTTGATGCCTTTAGCAGTTTGGCAAAGAGTAGTACTTATAAAAAGACAGAGTTTGTGGTggcagaacaagaaagaaaacag CAGAGTTTTGataggaaaaggaaagcaaaaccgGTTAAGAAGATGGAtcacacaaagaagagaaaaactgaacGTGCTTTTAGCACAGTCATAAATGGGGGAACTGATGTCACTAGTCCCAAACAACTTAGCAGTATTTTGCCAACTTCAGACATACCACAGCATAACACTCTCACAAGTGACAacaaaaccacagaagaaaaaagaacagagataGAACACTGTTCCTatgagaagcaggagaaaggcacaTTGAGTTCAAGTGCACCTTTTGAACAAAGTCAttcctttaataaaaattattctgaagATATTTTCCCGGTAACACCACCAGAATTAGAAGAAACCATCCGAGATGAAAAAATAAGAAGACTTAAGCAGGTcttaagagagaaagaagcagCTCTTGAAGAAATGCGTAAGAAGatgcaccaaaaataa